One region of Mus musculus strain C57BL/6J chromosome 3, GRCm38.p6 C57BL/6J genomic DNA includes:
- the Lce1m gene encoding late cornified envelope protein 5A, protein MSCQQSQQQCQPPPKCKTPKCPPTSSCCSLGSGGCCGSSSGGCCSSGCGGCCLSHHKPRFSLRRRRHSSGCCSSGGSSCCGSSGGSSCCGSSGGSSGGSSGGSSGGSSCCGSSGGSSGGSSCCGSSSGGSSCCGSSSGGSSGGSSGGSSCCGSSGGSSGGSSSGSNSHQQSGGSSCCSGGCC, encoded by the coding sequence ATGTCCTGTCAGCAGAGCCAGCAACAGTGCCAGCCCCCTCCCAAATGCAAGACCCCAAAGTGCCCTCCAACCTCTTCCTGCTGTAGCCTGGGTTCTGGGGGCTGCTGTGGTTCCAGCTCCGGGGGCTGCTGCAGCTCTGGATGTGGTGGCTGCTGTCTGAGCCACCACAAGCCCCGATTCTCTCTCCGTCGCCGACGTCACAGCTCTGGATGCTGTAGCAGCGGTGGCAGCAGTTGCTGTGGCAGCAGCGGTGGCAGCAGTTGCTGTGGCAGCAGCGGTGGCAGCAGCGGTGGCAGCAGCGGTGGCAGCAGCGGTGGCAGCAGTTGCTGTGGCAGCAGCGGTGGCAGCAGCGGTGGCAGCAGTTGCTGTGGCAGCAGCAGCGGTGGCAGCAGTTGCTGtggcagcagcagtggtggcagtAGCGGTGGCAGTAGCGGTGGCAGCAGCTGCTGTGGTAGCAGTGggggcagcagtggtggcagcagcagtggcagcaacAGCCATCAGCAGTCTGGGGGCTCTAGCTGCTGCTCTGGAGGTTGCTGCTGA